From a single Pseudomonadota bacterium genomic region:
- a CDS encoding TerC family protein produces the protein MDFGSFGHFSFTWEFVSSFLMIILIDLVLAGDNAVVIAMAVRNLSPKQRLKGIMMGAGGAIILRVGLTIVVAQLLGIKGLKFCGGALIFWIALKLFIEGGPEEGIKKEPKSIWEAMITIVIADIVMSLDNMLAVAGASHGNNFLIIFGLVLSIPFIVFTSNLLSMLMDKYPIIVYLGAMVLGKVSGEMIITDPYVQSFLHTGKATQYIVEVAGAVLVVVIGKLWMKMKRDKAAQEESKEAHTN, from the coding sequence ATGGATTTTGGAAGTTTCGGGCATTTTAGTTTCACATGGGAGTTTGTAAGCTCTTTTTTAATGATAATATTGATCGATCTGGTCCTGGCAGGTGACAATGCAGTTGTTATTGCAATGGCTGTCCGGAACCTTTCGCCCAAACAAAGATTGAAGGGCATTATGATGGGCGCAGGCGGAGCAATTATCTTGAGGGTTGGACTCACAATTGTTGTTGCCCAGCTTCTCGGCATAAAGGGACTGAAGTTCTGTGGCGGCGCCCTTATTTTTTGGATAGCTCTGAAACTTTTTATAGAGGGCGGACCTGAAGAGGGGATCAAGAAAGAGCCGAAGAGCATATGGGAGGCTATGATAACCATTGTAATTGCCGATATTGTCATGAGTCTCGATAACATGCTTGCCGTTGCCGGCGCGTCCCACGGCAATAATTTTCTGATCATCTTCGGACTCGTTTTGAGCATTCCATTTATTGTATTTACAAGCAACCTTCTTTCCATGTTGATGGATAAATATCCCATTATTGTATACCTTGGGGCCATGGTGCTTGGAAAAGTGTCAGGGGAGATGATAATTACAGATCCCTATGTCCAGTCATTCCTCCACACAGGCAAGGCTACCCAGTATATCGTAGAGGTTGCAGGCGCTGTTTTAGTTGTTGTTATAGGGAAACTCTGGATGAAGATGAAGCGCGATAAGGCAGCTCAAGAAGAAAGCAAAGAAGCACACACAAACTGA
- a CDS encoding cytidylate kinase-like family protein: protein MATLTISRQHGSSGRYIGQEIAREIGYEYIDREKILTDIRAKGQDWEKWEKEFAEHNPTIWERYDWSFRGFVALQQSLIFDYALKDNVVIMGRGANFLLKDVPYVLRVRFEAPLDKRIEMVQEREDMDSATAKWMINKLDKESKGFIGTVYGADWNVHTYYDIIFNTAVQSADVIKTSLKASIAEKDQLKTEEAIKTLKMKAAAFYVKAGILTNSKFFVPTLNVFSSNDTIVIKGVVHNPKEYKSIEDEARRLAGDVPLKCELKYR, encoded by the coding sequence ATGGCAACCTTAACCATATCAAGGCAGCACGGAAGCAGCGGCAGGTATATAGGACAGGAAATAGCACGTGAAATAGGGTATGAATACATTGACAGAGAAAAAATACTTACGGATATCAGAGCAAAGGGGCAGGATTGGGAAAAATGGGAAAAAGAATTTGCAGAACATAACCCCACCATATGGGAAAGATACGACTGGTCTTTCAGGGGATTTGTGGCGCTGCAGCAAAGCCTGATATTTGATTATGCATTAAAAGATAATGTTGTAATCATGGGCAGAGGTGCAAACTTTCTCCTTAAGGATGTCCCCTACGTTCTTAGAGTTCGTTTTGAAGCTCCTCTTGATAAAAGAATCGAGATGGTACAGGAACGTGAGGATATGGACAGCGCTACTGCTAAGTGGATGATAAACAAGCTTGATAAAGAAAGCAAGGGCTTTATTGGAACAGTATATGGCGCAGACTGGAATGTTCATACATATTATGACATCATATTCAATACGGCTGTCCAATCTGCAGATGTAATTAAGACATCTCTGAAAGCATCTATTGCTGAAAAAGATCAACTGAAAACAGAAGAAGCAATAAAAACACTTAAGATGAAGGCTGCTGCATTTTATGTAAAAGCCGGAATATTGACAAATTCAAAATTCTTTGTTCCAACTCTTAACGTGTTCTCGAGCAATGACACAATTGTTATTAAAGGAGTAGTTCATAATCCTAAAGAGTATAAAAGTATTGAGGATGAGGCAAGGCGTCTTGCCGGTGACGTACCTTTAAAGTGCGAGCTAAAATACCGCTGA